The window AACAGGCGTGGGTGACCACGGCCGAGCTACAGGTGGCCGAGGCCATCGGCCGCCACGACGACCGGGATGAGATGCTGGCCGCCGTGGCCCGCCTGGCCCCCATCCTGGCCGGCGTCGATCTGTGCGGCTATCTGCTGTGGGATGAGAATGCCCAGGGCTACTACGGCGCGGCGCTGGTCAACGCCGCCGGTGACGAGGACGAGACGTTCGCCGACCTGGAACTGGCTATCGGCGACTGGGGCGCCCTCGATGCTGTCCACGTGGGGCGCGAGGCGTTGTCCACGGCCGTCGTGCCCGCCTGGCTGCGCCGGCCGAGACCCGGCTGTTTGCGCCTGTTGCCTTTGCTCGGCGGCCAGGGCCAGAACCTGGGCGTCATGTTCGTCGATCTGGGTTTCGACGCGACGTGCCCCGAAGGGCCAAGCGCCGGCCGCACCCACCACATCGCCGAGCGGCTGCGCGAGGAGTTGGTGCAGAACATCGCCCGCCAGTCGGCCCAGGCGCTGGAGAGCGCCTATCTGCGCACGGCCCAGCAGGAAGAGGCCTGGGTCAACACGGCCCTGTTGCAGGTGGCCGAGGCGGTCAACAGCCTGACCGATCTCAATGAAATCCTCGATACCATCGTGCGCCTCGTGCCGCTGCTGGTCGGCGTCGATTCGGTCTTTATCCTCGTCTGGGACGAGGATCGCCAAATCTTCCAGGCCGGGCCGAGCTATGGCGTCAGCGCAATGGGGCGCGGGTTGGTGGAGACGCTGGAGATCGACCGCGATGAGTTCCTGAATATGTCGCCGCAATTGCTGTCCGATTTCAGTTTGCCGCGCCTGCCCAACGCCGCTTACTACACCTTGCGCGTGCCCGCCTGGCTCGAGGCGGTGCTGAATACGGCCACGGCCCTCAGCTTTCCGCTGGTGGCCCGCGGCCGTCTGGTGGGGGCCAAGATCGTCGGGCTGCGGCGCGACCGGGCGGGGCAAGCGCCGTTTTCCGCGCGGCGCGTCAACATCCTCAACGGCATCGCCCAGCAAGCGGCCACAGCCGTGGTGAACAACCAACTGTACAAGGAGTCGGCCGACCGGGCGCGCTTGCAGCAGGAGCTGGACGTGGCCCACACCATCCAGGCCAGCTTCCTGCCCGACGGCAGCCCCAACATCCCCGGCTGCTCCGTCGCCACCTATTGGCAGGCCGCGCGCCAGGTCGGCGGCGATTTCTACGACTTCCTGCCCCTCAACGACGACAAATGGGGCGTGGTCATCGCCGACGTGGCCGACAAGGGCGTGCCCGCGGCCCTGTTCATGGCCCTCAGCCGCACCATCCTGCGCACGGTGGCCTTCAACCGCGATGATCCGGCGCTGGTCCTGATGCGCACCAATGAGATCATCGCCCGCGAGGCGCGCTCCGACCTGTTCGTGACCGTGTTCTATGGCATCTGGGACCCGGCCACCGAGCGGTTCACCTATGCCAATGCCGGGCACAACCCGCCGCTGCTGCTGCAACCCAACGGCACGTTCCAGCCGCTGCCGGGTCATGGCTTGGCCCTGGGCGTCTTGCCGGAAACGCATATGAAGAGCCAGTCGATGGCCCTGCGGCCGGGCGAGACGATCATCCTCTACACCGACGGCATCAGCGAGGCGCTGAACGAGGACTTCGATGAGTTCGGCCTGGAGCGGTTGCAGGTGGCGGCGCGCGCCGCCGCTCGCCGGCCGGCGGCCGAAATCGTGCGCCACATCACCGACAACATCCGCGACCACACCGGCCAGACGCCGCAGTTCGACGACATGACGCTGATCGTCCTCAAGCGCCAGAGTCTGAAGCCGGGGGCACAAGGGTAATCGTTTGGCCGTTCGCGCCCGCCGCACAATCTCACGTTTCCTCCTGTTGCTCGGCCTGGTCATGGCACTGGGGGCTTGCCGCTCGCCGGCCGCGACGCCGGTAGCCACCTTGCCCGCGGCCGGATCATTTTCGACCGTCGCCCCGCCCCAAGTCGTCACCGCGCCCGCGGCCACTACGACGCCAATCGCGCCGACGCTGCCGGCGTCCACGCCCCTGGCGTCCACGCTCCCAGCGTCCACGCCGATCTACACCGGTCCGCTATCGCCCCCGTGCGGCCTGATCTTGCCCGCCCTGCCCGCCGCCACGCCCGCCGCGCCCCTCGACTGGGACGTATCCGACGCGGCGCGGGCCACGCTGCGGGCGCAGGCCCCGGCCGCCGCCTGGCCCGCGCTGCAACGGCTGCTCGACGCGCCCGCTACGGTGGGGCTGGTCGCCTTCCAGGCCGGGCAGCCAGAGCAGGGCCTCTATCTCAACGCCAACGCGCCCATGCCTCTGGCCTCGGTCGCCAAGATCATCACCCTGGTGGCCTACGCCGAAGCCGTGGCCGCCGGCGAACTGAACCCGCAGGAAGCCATCCCGTTGGCTGAACTGGATCGCTACTACCTGCCCAACTTCGATCTGGGGGCGCACCGGCGGGCGGTGGCCGAGTTGCGCGCCGAAGGCCGCCTGTTGCCGCCCGAAGACGACCCGGCCGTCGCGCTGGCCGACGTGGCCTGGATGATGATCCGCCACAGTTCCAACGCCGCCGCCGACTATCTGCACCTGCGGCTGGGGCAGGAGCGCATCGAGCAGACGGCTGTGACCCTGGGCCTGAACGAAACGCCGGGCAGCCATAGCGCGCCGTGTACCTTCCTGGGCCAATTCCTGATGATGGGCAACCACAGCCGCCAAACCGACGACTGGGCCGCGCTGGCCGCCCTGACCGCTGATCCGGCGGCGGCCGAACGGTATGGCCGCGAGGTAGCCCTGCTGGCCGACGCCTACCGTTTCCAGCCCGACTTTCGCGCCGGCGAGGTGGCCTGGCGCGAGCGCACACGGCGGCCGAGCACCGACACCCAGCGCTATTTTGCCGCCAACCTGGCCCCGCAGGGCACGGCCGGGGCCTATGCCGCCCTGATGCTGCGGCTGGCCCAGAACGGCCTGAGCAACGGCGACAGCAGCTTCCAGGCCCGGCGCGTCCTGGAATGGACAAATCAGTTCCCGGCCAATCAGGAGCTATTCAGCAACGTCGGCTATAAGAACGGCTCGCTGCCCGGCGTGCTGACGACCACTTATTACGCCTACCGCTGGGATGATGCCGCGCCGGTCGTCGTCGTGCTGTTCTATCGCGACCTGCCGCAGCAGACGTACCGCGAATGGCGCTTCGACCTGCCCCACGACGAGCTGGCCCGCTGGCTGCTGGCCGACCCGGCGGCGATTCCGGCGCTGGCCGCGGCCCTGCCGGCGACGACGACCGCGCCATGAACCGCGCCACTGATCGTTGGATGAGAAAATTCCCCGATCGGCCCATCTTCAGGATAATCGTAAACGTTCCGGGTTATAAAGGGTGCTTATGTCCGATGAAATGACCCCCATCTCCATCCAATCCGAGGAAACGTCCCCGCCCGCCGGCGCTCGGCCCGGTCTGGGCACGGTCCTCCTCGTTATTCTCTTGACCACGGCTCCGCTGTTGGGCCTGCTCTACCTGGGCGCGCAGTTCCTGAACCTGCCGTTCACCCCGTTCGACCTGTACGATTGGCCCATCCGCGCCGGCTTTGCGCCGTGGATTGGCCTGATCGACGCGCTGAACGGGGCGCAGACGGCCGACGGCGGCAACATCGCCCAGAGTGCGCCGCTGGTGCGCTGGCTGTTGTCGCTGGCCGTGTTCCTGCTCATCGCCTTCGCCTTCGGCCTGGCCTTCTATGCCTTCGTCCTGCGCCGCGGCCGTGTGCCCGATCTGATCGACGGGCTGGCTATCGGGGCGCTCTTCGCCGCGCCGATGATCCTGGTCAGCCTGACCACCTCGCCCTCGACCCTGCCTGCGGCGCTGATCATCGTCTGGCTGGGAGCGCTGTTCGTGGTCTGGGGCGTCGTCCTCAGCTACGCCTTCGGCCGGCTCATGGACGGCGCGGCGATCAGCGGCGGTGAACCGGCGGCGGGCGGCATCGACCGCCGCCAATTCCTGCTGCAATTCGGCGCCGGGGCGGCGGCCATCACGGCCATCAGCGCCGCCGCCGGGGCCACGCTGGCCCCCGGTCGCCAGGCGGCCGAACTCCAGCGCACCCTGCCGATGATCTCGCCCGACTTCCTGGCCGCCCAGCAGGAGCTATTCGGCAACTTCCGCCGCTTCGTCATCGTGCGCGGCGGGGCCGAGTCGGCGGCCGATTCCAACGTGCTGGCCCTGGGCGCCGAATATCCCGACCGCAACTACGTCTCCATCTGGCTCGGCGGACGCAGCCCCATCGTCATCTACGAGAATCTGGAGACGGCGCTGGCCGCCTACTCGACCGAAGAGGCCGAGGCCGGTATTTTCTGGCTCGACGGGTAAGAAGAGGATTGGAACGCGGATGACGCGGATTTGGCGGATTAACGCGGATCGGAATGATTTTCTTATCCGCGAAAATCCGTGTCATCCGCGTTCTATTTCCATATCCCGCAATTGCCGAGTTCAAGCGGTAGGCGTATCATTGGCGTTGTGGCGGCCCCGTAGTCGTGGCGTGTCCGCGCCCGGCCGCCCCAAGGAGTTAGACCCTCATGGCAAACCAAACGAACGGCTTGCAATCGCCCATCAGTCCCGATCTGCTCGAAATCCTGCGCGACCCGCAGGCCATCCAGGAAAGCGCGCGCCACGGCGCCGACCCCGGCCGGCTGGAGCTGGTGCGCGGCGCGTGGCTGGTGTCGGCCGACACCGGCTATAAATATCCCATCCGCGACGGCATCCCGGTGATGCTGATCGAGGAAGGAGCGCGTTGGAAGGATACGCCGGTGGAGGCGCTGCCGGTGCCGCCGCCCGCCGCCGCGCCCGCGCCGGTCACGCGCGGTGACGAGGCCGCCATCGCCGCGCCCGCCGCCGGCCCCGACCCGCGCCTGCTCATCGCCGCCGCCGTGGCCTTCCTGGTGTTGGTGCTGGTCGTGGTCGGGTTGACCCGTCGCCAGGCGACCAGCGACAGCGAACAACCGCCGGCCGCATGAACCAGCGTCTGTCGGGTAGCCGGCTGGCGAACGTGGGGGCCAAGACGATCAGCACGGCCTATGCCACGCTGCACGCCCAACACCAGGCCATCACCGAGCGCGCCAGACACCGCTTCGACACGCAGGACTGGGCCGGCTTGCAGGCCGACACGGCCGAACGGCTGGGCCTCTACCGCCGCATCGTCGATCTGGTCGAGGCCGCCGTGCGCGACCTGCTGGGCGATCGCGTAGAGGACAAGATCATCTGGGCCAGCATGAAGGCCGTCTACTCCGGCCTCATCGCCGACCGCGACGATTGGGAGCTGGCCGAGACGTTCTTCAACTCGGCCACGCGGCGCATCTTCACCACCGTCGGCGTCGATCACCACATGGAGTTCGTCGCCACCGATTTCGAGACGCCGCCCACCCGGCCGCGCGCGCCCGTCTATCGCGTCTATAACCGGGCGGCCACGACGGTCGATCTCATCGCCGCCATCCTGCGCGATTTCAGCTTCGCCACGCCCTACCGCCACGCCGACCAGGATGCCGGTCTGATCGCCGGGCGCATCACCGCCCAATTGGAAAAGCTGGGCGCGTTGCAGACGATCGACCGGGTGGAGATGATCCGCGCGCCCTTCTTCCGGGGCATGGGGGCCTATCTGGTCGGCCGCCTGTTCAGCGGTTCGCATCGCATCCCGCTGGCCCTGGCCCTGCTCCATTCGCCGGAGGGGATCGTCGTCGATGCTGTCCTGCTGGACGAGAACAGCGTCAGCATCCTTTTCAGCTTCGCCCACTCCTATTTCCACGTCGAGGTCGACCGCGTCTATGATCTGGTGCATTTCCTGAAGAGCATGTTGCCGCGCAAGCGCACGGGCGAACTCTACATCTCGTTGGGCTATCACAAGCATGGCAAGACTGAACTCTATCGCGACCTGCTCGATCATCTGGCGTCCACCACCGACAAATTCGAGATCGCCCGCGGCCAGCGCGGCATGGTCATGCTGGTGTTCACCATGCCCGGCTATGACATGGTCTTCAAGGTCATCAAGGATCACTTCAACTATCCCAAGGACTCGACGCGCAAGGAGGTCATGGGCAAGTATGATCTGGTCTATCGCCACGACCGCGCCGGGCGGCTGGTCGATGCCCAGGCGTTTGAATATCTGGAGTTCGGCCGCGACCTGTTTTCGGACGAGTTGCTGGCGATCCTGGCCGCCGATTGCGGCCAGTCGGTGTGCATCACCGAGGAGTCGGTGGTCATCGCCCATGCCTATTTCCAGCGGCGGGTCATCCCCCTGGACATCTACGTGCGCGAGGCGCGCGACCACGCCGCCCATCTGGCCGTCTGCGACTACGGGCAGGCGATCAAGGACATGGCCTCGTGTAACATCTTCCCCGGCGACATGTTGCTGAAAAACTTCGGCGTCACCCGCCACGGTCGCGTCGTGTTCTACGACTACGATGAGTTGTGTTTGCTGGAGGAGTGCAACTTCCGCCGCCTGCCACCGCGCGACCGCTACGAAGAGGAGTTGGCGGCCGAACCGTGGTTCCACGTGAACCCCAACGACATCTTTCCCGAAGAGTTCCCCAACTTCCTGGGCCTGTCGGGCGCGTTGCGGGCCGCGTTTGAGGACTGCCACGCCGACCTCTACACCGCCGACTATTGGCGCGAGCAGCAGGCCGCCCTGCGCGCCGGCCGCCACGCCCATATCTTCCCCTACCAATCCGAACAACGTTTATATCAGGACATTTACTCATTATGACTATGGAATATCGCCGTTTAGGTCAATCGGGCCTGCCCGTCAGCGTCCTGTCGTATGGCTCGTGGGTCACATTCAGTAACCAGTTGGCGGTCGATGCCGCCCTGGAGACCATGACCGCCGCCTACGACGCGGGGATCAACTTCTTCGACAACGCCGAAGTCTACGCGATGGGCCAATCGGAAACCATCATGGGCCAGGCGCTGCAACGCGCCGGCTGGCCGCGTGATACGTATATCGTCTCCAGCAAGGTCTTCTGGGGGGCCGTGAACGACCCCAAGCCGACCCAGCGCGGCCTGCACCGCAAACACGTCTTCGAGGCCTGCCACGACGCCCTGCGCCGGCTCCAGCTTGATTATCTTGACCTCTACTTTTGCCATCGCCCCGACGTCAACACGCCGATCGAGGAGACCGTGCGCACGATGACCGACCTGGTGCGGCAGGGCAAGGTGCTCTATTGGGGCACGTCGGAATGGTCGGCCCAGCAAATCACCGAGGCCCACGGCGCGGCCCGCCAGTACGGCCTCGTGCCGCCGACGATGGAACAGCCGGAATACAATATGTTCCACCGCGAGCGCGTCGAGAAAGAGTACGCGCCGCTGTATGAAACGGTGGGGCTGGGCACGACGATCTGGTCGCCGCTGGCCGGCGGCATGCTGACCGGCAAATACAACGACGGCATCCCCGCCGACTCGCGCGCCCAACTGCCGGGCTACGAATGGATGAGGGCGCAGGTCGAGAGCGAGGAAGGCCAACGGCGCATCGCCAAAGTGCGCGAATTGACCGGGATTGCCAACGGGCTAGGCTCCACCCCAACCCTTCTGGCGCTGGCCTGGTGCCTGAAGAACCCGCGCGTCAGCACGGTCATCCTCGGCGCGTCGCGCGTCGAGCAACTGCGCGACAATCTCCAGGCGCTGGAATTGCTGCCGCAACTGACCGATGACGTCATGGCCGCCATCGAGGGCGTGCTGGGCAACAAGCCCGCCCCGCCGCCGGCATATTAGGTCGAGCGCGGGAAAAGTAGCGGGTAGCGAGTAGCAAGTAGCGAGTGGCAGGTGGCGTGTTCGGAGCGACTTGCTACCCGCTACCCGCCACCCGCTACTCGCCACCCGCCACCCTTTGCGACCTTGCGTTGATTGGAGCAACTATGCCACTCACCGAACTGCCCATCACCGGCCTGCCCGTCGGCGGCGTCAGCCCGCGGGTCATTGTCTGTGGCGACCCGGCGCGGGCCGACCGCATCGCCGAACGGCTGGACGGCCCCGCCCCGCTGAGCCACCGGCGCGAATACCGGGCGCACCGCGGCGCCTATCGCGGCCTGCCCATCACCGTGTGCTCCCACGGCATCGGCGCGCCGGGCGCGGCCATCGCCTTCGAGGAGCTGATCGCCGCCGGGGCGCGGACAATCCTGCGCGTCGGCACGTGCGGCGGGATGCAGGCCGACATCCACGCCGGGCAACTGGTCATCGCCACCGCCGCCGTGGATAACACCGGCTACGGCCGCGAGACGGTTCCGGTCGGCTATCCGGCGGCGGCCGACCCGGCGCTGACACTGGCCCTGCTGCGGGCCGCGGGCGAAACGGCGCGGGCCGGCATCGTCCTGTCGCGCGATAGCTTCTACGCCGGGGTGGCCGTGGCCGGAGCGCCCGACTACCGCGCGCTGGCGCAGGCCCGCGTGCTGGCGGTGGAGATGGAATGCGCGGCGCTATTCCTGGTGGGCAGCCTGCGCGGGGCGCGTACGGCGGCCATCCTGGTCGTTGACGGCAACGTGCTGGAAACGGCCGAGAGCATGGAGAGCTACCAGCCCGGCCGCGACGTCGTCCAGGCCGCGCTGGACACGGCCATCACCGCCGCCCTGGAAGCATTATGCAGCCCCGCCTGAGCCAACTGGCCGCCCAACGGCGGGCCATCCGCCGCCTGCTGCGCGAACACGACCCGGCCGATGCCATGGCCGCCTACTACGCCTTCCATCACCCGGACGACCGGACGACGCTCGTCCTGGCCCCGGAGGACGTGGAGGCCGGATCGATTGGTCAGGCCGACGGCTACGTGGCATTGTCGCGCACGGGCATCGACCTGTTTCGACCGCTGGTCACCATGCGCCTGCCGACCGACCGCGACCCGGATAGCGCCCAGCTCGCCGTAGACCTCATCGGCCGCGCCCTGGCTCCCGGCCAGCCGGTCATCCTGAACGTGCCCGCCCGCTATCACCCCCTCATCACCGCCCTGTTCGACGTGCAGGCCGAAGAAGAGTTGCGGCTGCTGGCCCTGGCCCCGGCGGATTACGAGCCGATCATCAACGTGTTGGTGACGCGGAGCGAGGGGCCGGGCGGGCTGCCGCGCTATGCCATCCGCTCGTCGGCCGACGGTCGGGAGGAAGTGGTGGCCACGGCCTCGCTCAACTGGCAATCGCCCCATTACGGCGAGATCGCCGTCAATACGCGGCCGCAATACCGGCGTCAGGGCTGGGGCCGCAGCGTCGTGGCCGCCCTCAGCGGCCACCTCCTCGACAGCGGGCGCGCCCCGCTCTACGTCGTTTCCGAGGCCAATGGCGCGTCGGCGGCCCTGGCCGAGAGCGTCGGATTCACCGATACCGG is drawn from Candidatus Promineifilum breve and contains these coding sequences:
- the aceK gene encoding bifunctional isocitrate dehydrogenase kinase/phosphatase yields the protein MNQRLSGSRLANVGAKTISTAYATLHAQHQAITERARHRFDTQDWAGLQADTAERLGLYRRIVDLVEAAVRDLLGDRVEDKIIWASMKAVYSGLIADRDDWELAETFFNSATRRIFTTVGVDHHMEFVATDFETPPTRPRAPVYRVYNRAATTVDLIAAILRDFSFATPYRHADQDAGLIAGRITAQLEKLGALQTIDRVEMIRAPFFRGMGAYLVGRLFSGSHRIPLALALLHSPEGIVVDAVLLDENSVSILFSFAHSYFHVEVDRVYDLVHFLKSMLPRKRTGELYISLGYHKHGKTELYRDLLDHLASTTDKFEIARGQRGMVMLVFTMPGYDMVFKVIKDHFNYPKDSTRKEVMGKYDLVYRHDRAGRLVDAQAFEYLEFGRDLFSDELLAILAADCGQSVCITEESVVIAHAYFQRRVIPLDIYVREARDHAAHLAVCDYGQAIKDMASCNIFPGDMLLKNFGVTRHGRVVFYDYDELCLLEECNFRRLPPRDRYEEELAAEPWFHVNPNDIFPEEFPNFLGLSGALRAAFEDCHADLYTADYWREQQAALRAGRHAHIFPYQSEQRLYQDIYSL
- a CDS encoding potassium channel beta subunit family protein translates to MEYRRLGQSGLPVSVLSYGSWVTFSNQLAVDAALETMTAAYDAGINFFDNAEVYAMGQSETIMGQALQRAGWPRDTYIVSSKVFWGAVNDPKPTQRGLHRKHVFEACHDALRRLQLDYLDLYFCHRPDVNTPIEETVRTMTDLVRQGKVLYWGTSEWSAQQITEAHGAARQYGLVPPTMEQPEYNMFHRERVEKEYAPLYETVGLGTTIWSPLAGGMLTGKYNDGIPADSRAQLPGYEWMRAQVESEEGQRRIAKVRELTGIANGLGSTPTLLALAWCLKNPRVSTVILGASRVEQLRDNLQALELLPQLTDDVMAAIEGVLGNKPAPPPAY
- a CDS encoding nucleoside phosphorylase, which produces MPLTELPITGLPVGGVSPRVIVCGDPARADRIAERLDGPAPLSHRREYRAHRGAYRGLPITVCSHGIGAPGAAIAFEELIAAGARTILRVGTCGGMQADIHAGQLVIATAAVDNTGYGRETVPVGYPAAADPALTLALLRAAGETARAGIVLSRDSFYAGVAVAGAPDYRALAQARVLAVEMECAALFLVGSLRGARTAAILVVDGNVLETAESMESYQPGRDVVQAALDTAITAALEALCSPA
- a CDS encoding SpoIIE family protein phosphatase: MSPLFSTDNRGLLILLVALGGLAVGVIVTAAIFMRRRRSRRQLVERVVELEALMSAGRALVAAEMDLDALCALIAEQAGQVIDNRTFQVGLFEDDYYDIRYWTIDGQPQPVPQCFDLRADPAEMAHAGGLVGWVRDQQQPLLVGDFAREMDNLPARPTYHSASPPRSALFLPLISGGRALGIVAAQSQRPNHFSEQDLRRLTILANQAAAAIANAQLFVQERTRAAHLALVSRIAQQVNAAEDLDELLEQVVNLTCSTFGFHPVTVFGIDPVTDEIVVQACSVAELGPRAAPTAGNGNGPLRLPIGRGIVGKAVATRRTVIANSPEDDRLLHITSGLPPGVSFNSQSEIAIPLIVNNELLGVLDVQSAQIGAFGETEQIVLEALAAEVAGAVYKGQQLAREQQQAWVTTAELQVAEAIGRHDDRDEMLAAVARLAPILAGVDLCGYLLWDENAQGYYGAALVNAAGDEDETFADLELAIGDWGALDAVHVGREALSTAVVPAWLRRPRPGCLRLLPLLGGQGQNLGVMFVDLGFDATCPEGPSAGRTHHIAERLREELVQNIARQSAQALESAYLRTAQQEEAWVNTALLQVAEAVNSLTDLNEILDTIVRLVPLLVGVDSVFILVWDEDRQIFQAGPSYGVSAMGRGLVETLEIDRDEFLNMSPQLLSDFSLPRLPNAAYYTLRVPAWLEAVLNTATALSFPLVARGRLVGAKIVGLRRDRAGQAPFSARRVNILNGIAQQAATAVVNNQLYKESADRARLQQELDVAHTIQASFLPDGSPNIPGCSVATYWQAARQVGGDFYDFLPLNDDKWGVVIADVADKGVPAALFMALSRTILRTVAFNRDDPALVLMRTNEIIAREARSDLFVTVFYGIWDPATERFTYANAGHNPPLLLQPNGTFQPLPGHGLALGVLPETHMKSQSMALRPGETIILYTDGISEALNEDFDEFGLERLQVAARAAARRPAAEIVRHITDNIRDHTGQTPQFDDMTLIVLKRQSLKPGAQG
- a CDS encoding serine hydrolase produces the protein MAVRARRTISRFLLLLGLVMALGACRSPAATPVATLPAAGSFSTVAPPQVVTAPAATTTPIAPTLPASTPLASTLPASTPIYTGPLSPPCGLILPALPAATPAAPLDWDVSDAARATLRAQAPAAAWPALQRLLDAPATVGLVAFQAGQPEQGLYLNANAPMPLASVAKIITLVAYAEAVAAGELNPQEAIPLAELDRYYLPNFDLGAHRRAVAELRAEGRLLPPEDDPAVALADVAWMMIRHSSNAAADYLHLRLGQERIEQTAVTLGLNETPGSHSAPCTFLGQFLMMGNHSRQTDDWAALAALTADPAAAERYGREVALLADAYRFQPDFRAGEVAWRERTRRPSTDTQRYFAANLAPQGTAGAYAALMLRLAQNGLSNGDSSFQARRVLEWTNQFPANQELFSNVGYKNGSLPGVLTTTYYAYRWDDAAPVVVVLFYRDLPQQTYREWRFDLPHDELARWLLADPAAIPALAAALPATTTAP
- a CDS encoding Trm112 family protein; this translates as MANQTNGLQSPISPDLLEILRDPQAIQESARHGADPGRLELVRGAWLVSADTGYKYPIRDGIPVMLIEEGARWKDTPVEALPVPPPAAAPAPVTRGDEAAIAAPAAGPDPRLLIAAAVAFLVLVLVVVGLTRRQATSDSEQPPAA
- a CDS encoding GNAT family N-acetyltransferase, which encodes MQPRLSQLAAQRRAIRRLLREHDPADAMAAYYAFHHPDDRTTLVLAPEDVEAGSIGQADGYVALSRTGIDLFRPLVTMRLPTDRDPDSAQLAVDLIGRALAPGQPVILNVPARYHPLITALFDVQAEEELRLLALAPADYEPIINVLVTRSEGPGGLPRYAIRSSADGREEVVATASLNWQSPHYGEIAVNTRPQYRRQGWGRSVVAALSGHLLDSGRAPLYVVSEANGASAALAESVGFTDTGARELLLQAALKER